agaaaatgatgtcatggctttagaagcttctttagaagcttttgataggctaattgacatcatttgagtcaattggaggtgtacctttggatgtaattcaaggcctaccttcaaactcagtgtctctttgcttgacatcatggaaaaatccaaggaaatcagctaagacctcagaaaaaagagcAAGAAAAAAtgcccgaaggtaccacgttcatctgtacaaacaatagtacgcaagtataaacaccatgggaccacgcagccgtcataccgctcaggaaggagatgcattctgtctcctagagatgaacgtactttggtgcgaaaagtgcaaatcaatcccagaacaacagcaaaggaccttgtgaagatgctggaggaaacgggcacaaaagtatctatctacagtaaaacaaatcctatattatttacctttatttaactaggcaagtcagttaagaagaaattcttattttcaatgacggaggctttgttgcgaaataggaagccgattctagatttaattttggattggtgatgcttaatgtgagtctggaaggagtttacagtctagccagacacctaggtatttatagttgtccacatattctaagtcagaaccgtccagagtagtgatgctagtcgggtgggcgggtgcaggcagtgatcggttgaagagcatgcatttagttttactagcatttaagagcagttggaggccacggaaggagaattgtatggcgttgaagctcgtttggagatttgttaacacagtgtccaaagaagaggtggatcaaagaatcactcgcagcaagagcgacatcattgatatatagatataaagagtcggcccgagaattgaaccctgtggcacccccatagagactgccagaggtccggacaacaggccctccgatttgacatactgaactctatctgagaagtagttagtaaACCAgacaaggcagtcattagagaaaccaaggctgttgagtctgccgataagaatacggtgattgacagagtcgaaagccttggcctggtcgatgaagacggctgcacagtactgtctttaattGATGGTGGATATAATGATATGTTAGACCCCACTGAGCGAGATAGAACATGAAgaatcatatttgtcttggtaaaacgtattttataacataaggaaGTGAAATTTCAGCACCACAACACAAGGAAGTGAAATTTCAGCACCTCAGCGCATTTAGTGGGTGGACACCCTATAATATGTTAACTCCAGGCTGTAGCCATATGTACAAAAATTGATTATTGTGGATTCTGTCACCATGGGCCTTCAGACACAACTCAAGGAAGCTAAGGGTAATTTGACCCAAATATTGATTTTGCATTTACTATCCCTTTAAAACCTCCCAGTGTTACCACACCCAGTAGGTGGCAACAATACACACTTTTTGTGTAGTCCGCCGATAAATCCTCAAAGAAGAAGACGTAAACAGAAGTAAGCCGTGACCAAAAACTATTTCCACGTTTGCGTTTTTGTTGTCATTTAGATGTTTATTAACACCCTGCAACTCAAAATAGGACGTATTTAACCGCATAGCATCACAAACTTACCCGAGGTATTGTTTAATTCGCTTTGGAGACAGGACTTGGTTGATAGATGTTATCTAGGtaacgctaactagctagttgcTAAAGTTACCTAACAATGGctatggtttttcacactcaaatagcctccattatggaggtgctagcgaatgcagccgtggcagagatctgtaaactcgtagacgacgactatgcagtgtttcgtttggaaataactcaaagccagaaagaaaacagggcattgcggaggaaactacagctACTTGAACTGAAGAAGGTGGCACGGGAGCGCGCAGAAAGGACAACGCGAGAGCGTGTCATCGCCAGTCGTTTCAGTAGTGTCAAGATCCTCGACCGATACAGAGGAATTGCAAGAGGTACATTTTGCATGAGGCTGCGTGGTCTGTGGCCCCGTTACCCTCTACACATGTGACTTTGTGTTAACCAGAATTGGGTCTTGGTTAGTTTTTGGATAGTATGCAATAGCCTAATTCCCCTGATTACTTGCAATATAGCGTTGAGCATTGACAGTAGCTAACCTAATCACCTCTTTCCCCCCAATCACTCTCTTGGGTGAATTACATCTCACTGAAGGCCAAGTGCGCTTTGTGAAGCCAGCAGGACACAATACATGGAGAGATGACCTaccaatcactgttgatgaggggagtaGAACCTCAACCCAGCAAGTTATCGTCATAGAggttagtgtaatagtgttacaTAACAATTACAGTACATTTCAGAAAGGCTCCCATCAGCTATTCACTTGCTGTAAACATGTACATCCTCATTTATCTGCCATAAGGGAGCTTGTGTGACTTCTCTACGACGTTGTTACCCAATTCTACTCCCAAGTGGCacataaggcactgcatctcagtgcaagaagcgtcactacagtccctggttcgaatccaggctgaatgacatccggccatgattaggagtctcatagggcggcgcacaattggtccagcgtcgcccgggttttGCCAGGGTAGGcgatcattgtaaataagaatttgtacttaactgactagcctacctaaataaaggttaaataaacattttaaaataccGTCAACCCCCCTTCTTGTGTCAGTCTGCAGATGTAGAGTCTGCAGATCCTGGGGTCAAGCTGGAGAGATCTGAAGGAGAGCCCATTCAGACTGGAGTGGCTGGAGTGCCCCCTGTAGCCACGGAGGACCCTACCACCGCCCCAGCGGCGCCAAGGACCCGACGCAGCATCACGAAGGTCGGTGGAACGCTGAATGCCGTCCTCAAGTCAGAGACCGACACCAAGAATTTAATGGGTCAGGGGCGACTGGGCTGTCCTCCAGCTCTCCGCTCAGAATATTTACTTGATGGTAACCCG
The window above is part of the Salvelinus fontinalis isolate EN_2023a chromosome 42, ASM2944872v1, whole genome shotgun sequence genome. Proteins encoded here:
- the LOC129841423 gene encoding uncharacterized protein LOC129841423 isoform X2; translated protein: MAMVFHTQIASIMEVLANAAVAEICKLVDDDYAVFRLEITQSQKENRALRRKLQLLELKKVARERAERTTRERVIASRFSSVKILDRYRGIARGQVRFVKPAGHNTWRDDLPITVDEGSRTSTQQVIVIESADVESADPGVKLERSEGEPIQTGVAGVPPVATEDPTTAPAAPRTRRSITKSAVLEDLLISSVTGGGDWTSEVAGHKPRLRLRTLDQEPSRFLPELEPGPNREGQRLHHNHYTEHDRWTEQPQSWWSSE